One stretch of Bombina bombina isolate aBomBom1 chromosome 7, aBomBom1.pri, whole genome shotgun sequence DNA includes these proteins:
- the SELENOK gene encoding selenoprotein K, whose product MVYISNGQVLNGQRSPWRLSFISDLFWGVADFVVMFFQSIIRPDVTRRGCVNSSSNTRFDDGRGPPGLPRRRMGRINHGAGPSPPPMAGGGUGR is encoded by the exons gacaagTGTTAAATGGCCAAAGATCGCCATGGCGGCTGTCATTTATATCAGATCTTTTTTGGGGGGTTGCAGACTTCGTTGTCATGTT CTTCCAGAGCATAATTAGACCCGACGTGACGAGAAGGGGATGCGTGAACTCCTCTTCCAACACAAGATTTGATGATGGCagagg ACCACCTGGACTGCCTCGTCGAAGGATGGGTCGAATAAATCATGGCGCAGGACCCAGCCCTCCTCCAATGGCAGGAGGTGGATGAGGAAG GTAA